CACAATCAGCATAGCGTTCAGGTGCAGCTGCAATTGAATATTCAGTAATCAAGGGCAATAACATGGCATTGGAAAGGCCATGTGGTACATGGAAAAAAGCACCTATTGGTCGACTCATACCATGAACGAGAGCAACAGATGCATTTGAAAAGGCGATACCGGCTAAAGTAGATCCAAGCATCATGCTTTCTCGCGCAAGTTCATTATTTGGTTCATGGTAGACACGCTTTAAGTTAGGACCGATCAAACGCATAGCAGCGATAGCCTGTGCATCACTATAAGGACTTGCTTTTTTACTCACATAAGCTTCTATGGCATGGGTTAAAGCATCAATACCTGTATCTGCTGTTGTCCGGGCAGGTAAAGACATAGTTAATTGATAGTCTACGATCGCAGCAATAGGAAGAAAGCCTATTCCGGCACAGAGCATTTTTTCACTCGTTGCATCATTGGTAATAATCGTAAAACGTGTACATTCAGAGCCAGTACCAGCTGTCGTTGGAATGGCAATAATAGGCAAACCCGTTTCATTGACCTGGCGAGGGAATTTGTAATCACGAATCTCACCACCAAATTTTCCTAAGATACTAATAGCTTTGGCACTATCAATTGGGCTGCCACCGCCAACTGCGATAATTGAATCATATTGACCTGATCTGACTTTGACTACACCAGCTTCAATAGAGCTCGATGTCGGTTCTGGGATAGTTTCATCAAAATATTCAGATGTGATATTTGCCTCACTGAGAATAGTTTGGATTTCTGAAATATAACCCAGCGATACCATCACTTTATCCGTGATAATAAGTGGTTTGCTACACCCTATAGTTTTTAATATGTCGGGAATCTTGAACCTGGAATTTTTTCCAATTTCCATAATTCTTGGTAAATTAATAGTATGAGTCATTCATATCTTCCTTTATTAATAACTTTTCGACTTGTTTTAGAAAGAACCAAACATTGTTCCAAGTGTAATAACACCAGTCAGTGCAATTAATGGAATAATGACTGCGACGACAAACATGTCATAATAGGATTGTTTATGTGTTAGTCCACATAAAGTAATAATGGTAATTACCGCACCGTTGTGAGGGAGGGAATCAAGAGCACCAGAAGCCATGGAGGCCACACGATGCATAAGTTCTGGATTGATTCCGAATTCTGTTGCCAAATTCATATAGGTTTCACCCATCGTATTTAAGGCAATACTCAAACCACCAGAAGCAGAACCTGTAATTCCGGCTAAGACATTAATTACGATTGCCTCTGAGATTAGAGGATTATGAGGTGCAAGCCCTACAAGAAAATCCCTAAGAATGAGGAAGCCAGCCAAGGAGGCGATGACTGAGCCATAACCTACTTCTGATGCTGTATTAAAAATAGGCAAGAAAGAAGAAGATACACCTTGTTGTAGTGACTCTTTAACATTGGCAATCCTGTTCCAGTTACAAAAAATAATAGTTAAACAGGCAAGTACTAAAGCGCAGATAATGGCCCATAAACCAACAACAGAGTTAAGAGAGGTATTACCAAATTTATCTGTGGCCAAATATGAAACGTCAAGTTGAGGTAAGATCAATTTAGTTAAAACAAGGTTGGTCACAATCACCACAATAATCGGGGTAAATGCGATCATCAAGCTAGGACCTGCTTGGTGACGGGGACCTTGATGATGTTCTATATGATTGCCATAGCCCTCATTATTTGCAGCAGCATGCGCAATTCTACGATTAAGCCACCACATACCTGCAATCAGCATAAAAATTGAGGAAATTATTCCCAAACCAGGGGCCGCATAAAGATCTGTTCCAAAAAAAGGCATTGGAATAGCATTCTGAATCGCTGGTGTACCTGGTAACGCAGTCATTGTAAAGGTCAATGCACCTAACATGATTGCACCTGGAATTAACCGTTTAGGAATATTTAGTTCTCTAAATAATGCAGCTGCAATTGGAAAGACTGCAAAACCAACAACAAACAGCGACACCCCACCATATGTCAGCACTGCACATGACAATACAATCGAAAGCATTGCACGGTGATGACCTAAGTTATTGACGAAGAAGTTAGCAATAGTATTTGCTGAACCTGAATCCTCCATTAATTTCCCAAAAATGGCACCAAGTAAAAATAATGGGAAATATTTGATGATGTAACCACCGAGGCCAGTCATAAAAACTTGCGAGTAAAACCCGAGTAATTCATGACTATACCCGCTCCAGAGCACGGCAAATAATGCTAAAGCAGGTGCCAAAATAATTACGCTAAATCCTTTATATGCTAGATACATGAGCAATATTAAGGATAAGACAATTCCTATCAGTCCTATCATGGGCACACATCCTGTTTATCTTAAATATTCTTATAATTTCCGTATAATGATACGATTCGTATCATTATTGATGTATA
The nucleotide sequence above comes from Acinetobacter sp. 10FS3-1. Encoded proteins:
- a CDS encoding iron-containing alcohol dehydrogenase, whose amino-acid sequence is MTHTINLPRIMEIGKNSRFKIPDILKTIGCSKPLIITDKVMVSLGYISEIQTILSEANITSEYFDETIPEPTSSSIEAGVVKVRSGQYDSIIAVGGGSPIDSAKAISILGKFGGEIRDYKFPRQVNETGLPIIAIPTTAGTGSECTRFTIITNDATSEKMLCAGIGFLPIAAIVDYQLTMSLPARTTADTGIDALTHAIEAYVSKKASPYSDAQAIAAMRLIGPNLKRVYHEPNNELARESMMLGSTLAGIAFSNASVALVHGMSRPIGAFFHVPHGLSNAMLLPLITEYSIAAAPERYADCARAIGVAHIDDHDDVANQKLVSALIQINKELQVPTLAEFGVEKIYFDEVIQTMAEQALASGSPGNNPRVPSISEMIELYNKLW
- a CDS encoding GntP family permease, with product MIGLIGIVLSLILLMYLAYKGFSVIILAPALALFAVLWSGYSHELLGFYSQVFMTGLGGYIIKYFPLFLLGAIFGKLMEDSGSANTIANFFVNNLGHHRAMLSIVLSCAVLTYGGVSLFVVGFAVFPIAAALFRELNIPKRLIPGAIMLGALTFTMTALPGTPAIQNAIPMPFFGTDLYAAPGLGIISSIFMLIAGMWWLNRRIAHAAANNEGYGNHIEHHQGPRHQAGPSLMIAFTPIIVVIVTNLVLTKLILPQLDVSYLATDKFGNTSLNSVVGLWAIICALVLACLTIIFCNWNRIANVKESLQQGVSSSFLPIFNTASEVGYGSVIASLAGFLILRDFLVGLAPHNPLISEAIVINVLAGITGSASGGLSIALNTMGETYMNLATEFGINPELMHRVASMASGALDSLPHNGAVITIITLCGLTHKQSYYDMFVVAVIIPLIALTGVITLGTMFGSF